The Megalops cyprinoides isolate fMegCyp1 chromosome 10, fMegCyp1.pri, whole genome shotgun sequence genome window below encodes:
- the pnisr gene encoding arginine/serine-rich protein PNISR isoform X1, protein MWDQGGQPWPQWPLSQQQWMQSFQHQQDPSQVDWAALAQAWIAQKESTGTPVEQQGLQPNGQEVQGLEPVPNNHGAFQSDPAFGRMWQPEWGMHSQPPPPPPEQAWIPPGPGPMDVAPPSEDSNSQDSLEFGPDALHGAFPQNSHGFSGTPDSFSMAPMAVNQFDYQHGAAAFGPPSTGFHPPYWQQGPPQNRRDRPPAFRERQRSPIQLPKQEPPALDAVKRRTLPAWIREGLEKMDREKQKKLEKERMERQRAEMAKDEKREGDLAEEEGDGPRLPRKSKFDSDDEEEEEEEEGQAPVRKQEFVSRSPSPPPEEQSEPELTEEEREFQLMILTKTLLTEVLLEVTNEEIYQVAKETHRKATKAPAKQLAQSSALASLTGLGGLGEYGSDESEEEEERSAGVSESSDTDEEELRHRIRQKQDAFRRQERELQLQQERYMQDGPRIHEDVAAERGGRDRGEYEEEQAGSPEKQEVREREAEPAAERRRSRSEPEVSEVRRAGPGRERAGRGGGGSGSATPSEGRSSSSRSSSSSSSSRSSSSSSSSSGSSRSSSRSSSPRRKRRRSRSGSRRARPRSRSRSSRRRRGEREKARDRRRGSRARSAERSARRRNRSRSRSRERRSSRGRKSRSKDRARGSRSRSRSRDRRRSRERRRSRSRSRRKQKGASKDRSHSREKDRKKKEKESERKKDKQKAKEKEKRQERESSSAVQEERNGRAKRRKESEHTDSHSDASKLSRQDSKASRKGSTKPSRKSSDSESSRSRSPSPQLSKEKKSKKSKRSRSRSTEKSHKSGKKASRKHKSKSPSRSNSPARRWR, encoded by the exons ATGTGGGATCAGGGTGGGCAACCCTGGCCACAGTGGCCTTTAAGCCAGCAGCAGTGGATGCAGTCGTTCCAACACCAGCAGGATCCAA gccaGGTGGACTGGGCGGCACTGGCCCAGGCCTGGATCGCTCAGAAAGAGTCGACAGGTACACCGGTGGAACAGCAGGGCCTTCAGCCCAATGGGCAGGAGGTTCAGGGGCTGGAGCCAGTGCCCAATAACCATGGAGCTTTCCAGAGTGACCCAGCTTTCGGGAGGATGTGGCAGCCAG AATGGGGGATGCACAgccagccccctcccccaccccccgaacAGGCCTGGATCCCCCCTGGGCCCGGGCCCATGGATGTGGCCCCACCCTCTGAGGACAGCAACAGTCAGGACAGCCTGGAGTTTGGGCCGGATGCCCTACACGGGGCGTTTCCTCAGAACAGCCACGGCTTCTCAGGCACGCCTGACAGCTTCTCCATGGCCCCCATGGCCGTTAACCAGTTTGACTACCAG CACGGGGCCGCTGCCTTTGGCCCCCCTTCCACGGGGTTCCACCCCCCATACTGGCAGCAGGGCCCACCGCAGAACAGGCGGGACAGACCCCCCGCCTTCCGAGAGCGGCAGAGATCCCCCATTCAGCTGCCCAAACAGGAGCCCCCAGCTCTGG ACGCAGTGAAGCGGCGCACTCTGCCCGCATGGATCCGAGAGGGCCTGGAgaagatggacagagagaagcagaagaagctggagaaggagaggatggagagacagagagcagaaatggccaaagatgaaaagagagagggcgATTTGGCAGAAGAGGAAGGGGATGGGCCCAGACTGCCACGCAAAAGCAAATTT GACAgtgatgatgaggaagaggaggaggaggaagaggggcaAGCTCCAGTGAGGAAGCAGGAGTTTGTGAGCCGGAGTCCGTCTCCTCCACCGGAAGAACAGAGTGAGCCAGAGCTgacggaggaggagagagagttcCAGCTG ATGATTTTGACCAAAACCCTGCTGACAGAGGTGTTGTTGGAGGTCACCAATGAGGAGATTTACCAGGTGGCCAAAGAGACCCATCGCAAGGCCACTAAAG CTCCTGCCAAACAGCTGGCACAGTCAAGTGCACTGGCTTCTCTGACCGGCCTCG GGGGACTGGGGGAGTACGGCTCCGAcgagagcgaggaggaggaggagcgcagCGCGGGCGTGTCCGAGTCCTCCGACACAGACGAGGAGGAGCTGCGGCACCGCATCAGGCAGAAGCAGGACGCCTTCCGCCGCCAGGAGagggagctgcagctgcagcaggagagataCATGCAGGACGGGCCGCGCATACACG AAGACGTGgcggcagagagagggggcagggacaggggggagtatgaggaggagcaggcaggcagcccagagaagcaggaagtgagggagagggaggcggagcCCGCCGCAGAGAGGCGTAGGTCCCGCAGCGAGCCCGAGGTCAGCGAGGTCAGGCGGGCGGGCCCCGGGAGGGAGCGGGCGGGGCGCGGGGGCGGCGGGAGCGGCAGCGCCACACCCAGCGAAGGCCGCAGCAGTAGCTCgcgctccagctccagcagctcgtCCAGCCgctcgtcctcgtcctcgtcctcgtcctcggGCTCCTCCCGCAGCTCCTCGCGCTCCTCCTCGCCGCGGAGGAAGCGGCGGCGCAGCCGCTCGGGCTCCCGGCGGGCGCGGCCCCGCAGCCGCAGCCGCAGCTCGCGCAGGCGGCGCGGCGAGCGGGAGAAGGCCCGGGACAGGAGGCGGGGCAGCCGGGCCCGCAGCGCCGAGCGCTCCGCCCGCCGGAGGAACCGCTCGCGCTCCCGCTCCCGCGAGCGCCGCTCCAGCCGGGGGCGCAAGAGCAGGTCCAAGGACAGGGCGAGGGGCAGCCGCAGTCGCAGCCGCAGCCGGGACCGCCGGCGCAGCCGAGAGCGCAGACGCAGCCGTAGCCGCAGCAGGCGCAAGCAGAAAGGCGCCAGCAAGGACAGGAGCCACAGCcgtgagaaagacagaaagaaaaaggagaaagagtcagagaggaagaaagacaaGCAGAAAGCcaaggagaaggaaaagaggcaggagagggagagtagTTCTGCggtgcaggaggagaggaatgGCAGAGCTAAGCGGAGGAAGGAGAGCGAGCACACAGACTCCCACAGTGACGCCTCCAAGCTCTCCCGCCAGGATAGTAAGGCCAGTAGGAAGGGCTCCACCAAGCCCAGCAGAAAGTCCTCCGACTCCGAGTCGAGCAGGAGCAGGTCTCCCTCCCCTCAGCTtagcaaagaaaagaaatccaaAAAGTCCAAACGTAGTCGCTCAAGATCGACGGAAAAATCTCACAAGTCTGGTAAGAAGGCAAGCCGCAAACACAAGTCTAAGTCACCATCAAG GTCAAACTCTCCTGCCCGGCGATGGCGTTGA
- the pnisr gene encoding arginine/serine-rich protein PNISR isoform X2, producing the protein MWDQGGQPWPQWPLSQQQWMQSFQHQQDPSQVDWAALAQAWIAQKESTGTPVEQQGLQPNGQEVQGLEPVPNNHGAFQSDPAFGRMWQPEWGMHSQPPPPPPEQAWIPPGPGPMDVAPPSEDSNSQDSLEFGPDALHGAFPQNSHGFSGTPDSFSMAPMAVNQFDYQHGAAAFGPPSTGFHPPYWQQGPPQNRRDRPPAFRERQRSPIQLPKQEPPALDAVKRRTLPAWIREGLEKMDREKQKKLEKERMERQRAEMAKDEKREGDLAEEEGDGPRLPRKSKFDSDDEEEEEEEEGQAPVRKQEFVSRSPSPPPEEQSEPELTEEEREFQLMILTKTLLTEVLLEVTNEEIYQVAKETHRKATKAPAKQLAQSSALASLTGLGGLGEYGSDESEEEEERSAGVSESSDTDEEELRHRIRQKQDAFRRQERELQLQQERYMQDGPRIHDVAAERGGRDRGEYEEEQAGSPEKQEVREREAEPAAERRRSRSEPEVSEVRRAGPGRERAGRGGGGSGSATPSEGRSSSSRSSSSSSSSRSSSSSSSSSGSSRSSSRSSSPRRKRRRSRSGSRRARPRSRSRSSRRRRGEREKARDRRRGSRARSAERSARRRNRSRSRSRERRSSRGRKSRSKDRARGSRSRSRSRDRRRSRERRRSRSRSRRKQKGASKDRSHSREKDRKKKEKESERKKDKQKAKEKEKRQERESSSAVQEERNGRAKRRKESEHTDSHSDASKLSRQDSKASRKGSTKPSRKSSDSESSRSRSPSPQLSKEKKSKKSKRSRSRSTEKSHKSGKKASRKHKSKSPSRSNSPARRWR; encoded by the exons ATGTGGGATCAGGGTGGGCAACCCTGGCCACAGTGGCCTTTAAGCCAGCAGCAGTGGATGCAGTCGTTCCAACACCAGCAGGATCCAA gccaGGTGGACTGGGCGGCACTGGCCCAGGCCTGGATCGCTCAGAAAGAGTCGACAGGTACACCGGTGGAACAGCAGGGCCTTCAGCCCAATGGGCAGGAGGTTCAGGGGCTGGAGCCAGTGCCCAATAACCATGGAGCTTTCCAGAGTGACCCAGCTTTCGGGAGGATGTGGCAGCCAG AATGGGGGATGCACAgccagccccctcccccaccccccgaacAGGCCTGGATCCCCCCTGGGCCCGGGCCCATGGATGTGGCCCCACCCTCTGAGGACAGCAACAGTCAGGACAGCCTGGAGTTTGGGCCGGATGCCCTACACGGGGCGTTTCCTCAGAACAGCCACGGCTTCTCAGGCACGCCTGACAGCTTCTCCATGGCCCCCATGGCCGTTAACCAGTTTGACTACCAG CACGGGGCCGCTGCCTTTGGCCCCCCTTCCACGGGGTTCCACCCCCCATACTGGCAGCAGGGCCCACCGCAGAACAGGCGGGACAGACCCCCCGCCTTCCGAGAGCGGCAGAGATCCCCCATTCAGCTGCCCAAACAGGAGCCCCCAGCTCTGG ACGCAGTGAAGCGGCGCACTCTGCCCGCATGGATCCGAGAGGGCCTGGAgaagatggacagagagaagcagaagaagctggagaaggagaggatggagagacagagagcagaaatggccaaagatgaaaagagagagggcgATTTGGCAGAAGAGGAAGGGGATGGGCCCAGACTGCCACGCAAAAGCAAATTT GACAgtgatgatgaggaagaggaggaggaggaagaggggcaAGCTCCAGTGAGGAAGCAGGAGTTTGTGAGCCGGAGTCCGTCTCCTCCACCGGAAGAACAGAGTGAGCCAGAGCTgacggaggaggagagagagttcCAGCTG ATGATTTTGACCAAAACCCTGCTGACAGAGGTGTTGTTGGAGGTCACCAATGAGGAGATTTACCAGGTGGCCAAAGAGACCCATCGCAAGGCCACTAAAG CTCCTGCCAAACAGCTGGCACAGTCAAGTGCACTGGCTTCTCTGACCGGCCTCG GGGGACTGGGGGAGTACGGCTCCGAcgagagcgaggaggaggaggagcgcagCGCGGGCGTGTCCGAGTCCTCCGACACAGACGAGGAGGAGCTGCGGCACCGCATCAGGCAGAAGCAGGACGCCTTCCGCCGCCAGGAGagggagctgcagctgcagcaggagagataCATGCAGGACGGGCCGCGCATACACG ACGTGgcggcagagagagggggcagggacaggggggagtatgaggaggagcaggcaggcagcccagagaagcaggaagtgagggagagggaggcggagcCCGCCGCAGAGAGGCGTAGGTCCCGCAGCGAGCCCGAGGTCAGCGAGGTCAGGCGGGCGGGCCCCGGGAGGGAGCGGGCGGGGCGCGGGGGCGGCGGGAGCGGCAGCGCCACACCCAGCGAAGGCCGCAGCAGTAGCTCgcgctccagctccagcagctcgtCCAGCCgctcgtcctcgtcctcgtcctcgtcctcggGCTCCTCCCGCAGCTCCTCGCGCTCCTCCTCGCCGCGGAGGAAGCGGCGGCGCAGCCGCTCGGGCTCCCGGCGGGCGCGGCCCCGCAGCCGCAGCCGCAGCTCGCGCAGGCGGCGCGGCGAGCGGGAGAAGGCCCGGGACAGGAGGCGGGGCAGCCGGGCCCGCAGCGCCGAGCGCTCCGCCCGCCGGAGGAACCGCTCGCGCTCCCGCTCCCGCGAGCGCCGCTCCAGCCGGGGGCGCAAGAGCAGGTCCAAGGACAGGGCGAGGGGCAGCCGCAGTCGCAGCCGCAGCCGGGACCGCCGGCGCAGCCGAGAGCGCAGACGCAGCCGTAGCCGCAGCAGGCGCAAGCAGAAAGGCGCCAGCAAGGACAGGAGCCACAGCcgtgagaaagacagaaagaaaaaggagaaagagtcagagaggaagaaagacaaGCAGAAAGCcaaggagaaggaaaagaggcaggagagggagagtagTTCTGCggtgcaggaggagaggaatgGCAGAGCTAAGCGGAGGAAGGAGAGCGAGCACACAGACTCCCACAGTGACGCCTCCAAGCTCTCCCGCCAGGATAGTAAGGCCAGTAGGAAGGGCTCCACCAAGCCCAGCAGAAAGTCCTCCGACTCCGAGTCGAGCAGGAGCAGGTCTCCCTCCCCTCAGCTtagcaaagaaaagaaatccaaAAAGTCCAAACGTAGTCGCTCAAGATCGACGGAAAAATCTCACAAGTCTGGTAAGAAGGCAAGCCGCAAACACAAGTCTAAGTCACCATCAAG GTCAAACTCTCCTGCCCGGCGATGGCGTTGA
- the coq3 gene encoding ubiquinone biosynthesis O-methyltransferase, mitochondrial, producing the protein MTIVSRNNCVLSKRFPVDHLLRCNASVTLTGALLLCTKTLSRRHGVHSIRTMSHSTLDPSEAKKFQLLANKWWNEHGEFAALHSMNDLRVPFIRDNLLNVHGGRQWGRPLSGIRILDVGCGGGLLTEPLGRLGADVVGVDPVEDSIRTAELHSSFDPVLRERIRYRACTLEEISKEEAEGFDAVVASEVVEHLADLDTFAICCNQVLKPGGSLFITTINKTNLSYALGIVAAERVLRIVPSGTHEWDKFISPVELERLLESNGLFVESVRGMLFNPLFGSWSWTQSTSINYALHAVKQREEPQPDHARTPADPEDHTADTDTRTGSGAGAGAAAGAGQN; encoded by the exons ATGACGATAGTGAGTAGGAACAATTGTGTGCTTAGTAAGAGGTTTCCAGTCGACCATTTATTGCGGTGCAACGCTTCGGTCACATTGACAGGAGCTTTACTTCTCTGTACCAAAACTTTATCTAGGAG GCATGGTGTCCACAGCATACGCACCATGTCACACTCCACCCTGGACCCCAGTGAGGCCAAGAAGTTCCAGCTGCTCGCCAacaagtggtggaatgagcaCGGGGAATTTGCTGCTCTCCACTCCATGAATGACCTTAGGGTGCCTTTCATACG GGACAATCTGCTGAATGTGCACGGCGGGCGGCAGTGGGGAAGACCCTTGTCTGGGATCAGGATACTGGACGTCGGCTGCGGAGGTGGCCTGCTCACAGAG CCCCTAGGCAGACTCGGGGCAGATGTGGTGGGGGTTGACCCAGTGGAAGACAGCATTCGCACGGCGGAGCTCCACAGCTCGTTCGACCCGGTTCTGCGGGAGCGCATTCGGTACCGGGCATGTACCCTGGAGGAGATTTCCaaggaggaggcggaggggtTTGATGCTGTTGTGGCGTCCGAGGTGGTAGAACACCTGGCTGACCTGGACACCTTTGCCATATGCTGTAACCAGGTGCTAAAG CCGGGCGGGTCCCTCTTCATCACCACCATTAACAAGACCAACCTGTCGTACGCTCTGGGCATCGTGGCGGCGGAGCGGGTCCTGCGCATTGTGCCCAGCGGGACGCACGAGTGGGACAAGTTCATCAGCCCCGTGGAGCTGGAGCGCTTGCTGGAGTCCA ATGGCCTCTTTGTGGAGTCTGTCCGCGGCATGCTGTTCAACCCGCTGTTCGGATCCTGGAGCTGGACGCAGAGCACCTCCATCAACTACGCCCTCCACGCGGtcaagcagagagaggagccgCAGCCCGACCACGCCCGCACTCCTGCCGACCCCGAGGATCACACGGCCGACACGGACACCAGGACCGGAtcaggagcaggagctggggctgcagctggagcaggacagAACTGA